Proteins from one Planctomyces sp. SH-PL62 genomic window:
- a CDS encoding zinc ribbon domain-containing protein: protein MTTSTSYSSEALVAAVLVGTWLCVVLAAGLVFHLKGDGPFRRKWLEPSQVLAFILSVAVPAAFMKFWGSSHHLPLWVTMTPMFVIALLAFRLARDPAGRTTKFCDRCGVKLSARHWPTPLNFCPGCGSALDAKPKPAREPLD from the coding sequence ATGACCACCTCGACTTCATATTCATCCGAGGCCCTCGTCGCCGCCGTACTGGTCGGGACCTGGCTCTGCGTCGTGCTCGCGGCCGGCCTCGTCTTCCATCTGAAGGGAGACGGCCCGTTCCGGCGGAAGTGGCTGGAGCCGTCCCAGGTCCTGGCCTTCATCCTGTCGGTGGCCGTACCGGCGGCGTTCATGAAGTTCTGGGGCTCGTCCCACCACTTGCCGCTCTGGGTCACCATGACGCCGATGTTCGTCATCGCGCTCCTCGCCTTCCGGCTCGCTCGGGATCCGGCGGGGAGGACGACGAAGTTTTGCGATCGCTGCGGCGTGAAGCTGTCGGCGCGCCACTGGCCGACGCCCCTCAACTTCTGCCCCGGCTGCGGCTCCGCGCTCGACGCCAAGCCGAAGCCCGCCCGCGAGCCTCTGGATTGA
- a CDS encoding DUF1559 domain-containing protein — MKRSNRLVSRPSRPLGFTLIELLVVIAIIAVLIALLLPAVQAAREAARRAQCTNNLKQLALASANYMDVNTTTPLHMFRRSSEWDGPANGSSGNRSWYCVILPFVEQMPMYNSINFGYTNGWTEMETRQGPNITSSLASVSAFLCPSDGERNTYLGVNWGNFNYVASCGVPRNYLMPGAPSTNAASPPASTGFISSSRMNENGPWSAKWRANTNRSFSAGSFTDGFSNTLAFSESLVSNGTGTNRDPRRNLRSLDSDYMDNYDAYIDIVVREGLATAYNWPAWTEERGMTWSFADGWQKHTFSTVFPPNVSPVVCYYSDTFRCHECDGAMNPTSNHPGGVVAAMMDGSVRFIKNSISLPTWWALGTRNGGEVVSADSY; from the coding sequence ATGAAACGATCGAACCGACTCGTCTCCCGACCTTCCCGACCGCTGGGTTTCACGCTGATCGAGCTGCTGGTGGTGATCGCGATCATCGCCGTCTTGATCGCGCTTCTGCTCCCGGCGGTCCAGGCGGCGCGCGAGGCCGCGCGTCGGGCGCAGTGCACGAACAACCTGAAGCAGTTGGCGCTGGCGTCGGCGAATTACATGGACGTGAACACGACGACGCCCTTGCACATGTTCCGGCGGTCGAGCGAGTGGGACGGCCCGGCCAACGGCTCGTCGGGGAACCGCTCGTGGTACTGCGTGATCCTGCCGTTCGTCGAACAGATGCCGATGTACAATTCGATCAACTTCGGCTACACGAACGGCTGGACGGAGATGGAGACGCGGCAGGGGCCGAACATCACGTCGAGCCTCGCATCGGTCTCGGCGTTCCTCTGCCCGTCCGACGGCGAGCGCAACACCTATCTGGGGGTGAACTGGGGGAACTTCAATTACGTGGCGAGCTGCGGCGTGCCGCGGAACTACCTGATGCCCGGCGCGCCGTCGACCAACGCCGCCTCGCCGCCGGCGTCGACCGGCTTCATCTCGTCGTCCCGGATGAATGAGAACGGGCCGTGGAGCGCCAAGTGGCGGGCGAACACCAACCGGAGCTTCAGCGCCGGCTCGTTCACCGACGGCTTCTCGAACACGCTGGCGTTCAGCGAGTCGCTCGTGAGCAACGGCACCGGGACGAACCGCGACCCGCGCCGGAACCTCCGGTCGCTCGACTCGGACTACATGGACAACTACGACGCCTACATCGACATCGTCGTCCGCGAAGGGCTGGCGACGGCCTACAACTGGCCGGCGTGGACCGAGGAGCGGGGCATGACCTGGTCGTTCGCCGACGGCTGGCAGAAGCACACGTTCTCCACCGTCTTCCCCCCCAATGTCTCCCCCGTCGTCTGCTACTACTCCGACACGTTTCGCTGCCACGAGTGCGACGGCGCCATGAACCCGACCAGCAACCACCCCGGGGGCGTCGTCGCGGCGATGATGGACGGCTCCGTCCGGTTCATCAAGAATTCGATCAGCCTGCCCACCTGGTGGGCCCTCGGCACCCGCAACGGCGGCGAGGTCGTCAGCGCCGACTCGTACTGA
- a CDS encoding sialate O-acetylesterase → MLRMRKLRAAAGLAAALAAFGTARADVKLPSIFSDHMVLQRQLPLNVWGWAEPGEEVTVKFHGQTKTTKGGDDGTWKVVLDPVEAGGPFELAVSGKNSITYGDVLVGEVWICSGQSNMQWSLNNSIDGDLAILAAKNPNIRIISVPQVGTQEPQKDFRGEWKVASPETVGPFSGVGYFFGKQLQETLGVPVGLINDAWGGSACEAWIPRDRLAADAKYKDLLASWEEREKGYEAAKKAYEDARAKAKAEDKPGPGPNQDPDGLMKGNARPGNIYNGVLLPTVGYGIKGAIWYQGESNAGRAYQYRDMFPLMIQTWRDLWGQGDFSFYWVQLADFMGEKPEPADSAWAELREAQTMTMGRLPNTGEAVIIDIGEGKDIHPQNKSDVGKRLARWALARDYGVKVPCQSPTYKSMEKKDGKIVLTFDHVAGGFRPFDVAEPRGFAIAGADRKFVWAQAKIVGPDKVEVWSDQVSQPEAVRYAWADNPVCNMYSAAGLPTTPFRTDDWPGVTANNTR, encoded by the coding sequence ATGCTTCGAATGAGGAAACTCCGGGCGGCGGCGGGGCTGGCCGCGGCGCTGGCGGCGTTCGGGACGGCCCGGGCGGACGTCAAGCTGCCGTCGATCTTCAGCGACCACATGGTCCTCCAGCGCCAGCTTCCGCTGAACGTCTGGGGATGGGCCGAGCCGGGCGAGGAGGTCACGGTCAAGTTCCACGGCCAGACCAAGACGACCAAGGGGGGCGACGACGGGACGTGGAAGGTCGTCCTGGATCCGGTCGAGGCCGGCGGACCGTTCGAACTGGCCGTCTCGGGCAAGAACTCGATCACCTACGGCGACGTGCTCGTCGGCGAGGTCTGGATCTGCTCGGGCCAGTCGAACATGCAGTGGTCGCTGAATAACTCGATCGACGGCGACCTCGCGATCCTCGCGGCCAAGAACCCGAACATCCGGATCATCTCGGTGCCGCAGGTCGGCACGCAGGAGCCGCAGAAGGACTTCCGGGGGGAGTGGAAGGTCGCCTCGCCCGAGACCGTCGGCCCGTTCTCCGGGGTCGGCTACTTCTTCGGCAAGCAGCTCCAGGAGACGCTGGGGGTCCCCGTCGGCCTGATCAACGACGCCTGGGGCGGCTCGGCCTGCGAGGCCTGGATCCCCCGCGATCGACTCGCCGCCGACGCCAAGTACAAGGACCTGCTCGCCTCCTGGGAAGAGCGCGAGAAGGGCTATGAGGCCGCCAAGAAGGCCTACGAGGACGCCAGGGCCAAGGCGAAGGCCGAGGACAAGCCCGGCCCCGGCCCGAATCAGGACCCTGACGGCCTGATGAAGGGGAACGCCCGCCCCGGCAACATCTACAACGGCGTCCTCCTCCCCACCGTCGGCTACGGGATCAAGGGGGCCATCTGGTATCAGGGCGAGTCCAACGCCGGCCGCGCCTATCAGTATCGCGACATGTTCCCGCTCATGATCCAGACCTGGCGCGACCTCTGGGGCCAGGGCGACTTTTCGTTCTACTGGGTCCAGCTCGCCGACTTCATGGGCGAGAAGCCCGAGCCCGCCGACAGCGCCTGGGCCGAGCTGCGCGAGGCCCAGACCATGACGATGGGCCGCCTGCCCAACACCGGCGAGGCCGTCATCATCGACATCGGCGAGGGGAAGGACATCCACCCGCAGAACAAGTCGGACGTCGGCAAGCGGCTGGCCCGCTGGGCGCTGGCGCGCGACTACGGCGTGAAGGTGCCTTGCCAGAGCCCGACCTACAAGTCGATGGAGAAGAAGGACGGCAAGATCGTCCTGACCTTCGACCACGTCGCCGGCGGCTTCCGCCCCTTCGACGTCGCCGAGCCTCGCGGCTTCGCGATCGCCGGGGCCGACCGGAAGTTCGTCTGGGCGCAGGCCAAGATCGTCGGCCCGGACAAGGTCGAGGTCTGGTCCGATCAGGTCTCCCAGCCCGAGGCCGTGCGCTACGCCTGGGCCGACAACCCGGTCTGCAACATGTACAGCGCCGCCGGCCTCCCCACCACCCCGTTCCGCACCGACGATTGGCCGGGCGTCACGGCGAACAACACCCGCTGA
- a CDS encoding DUF1559 domain-containing protein, which yields MRIAAKRGFTLIELLVVIAIIAVLIALLLPAVQSAREAARRAQCLNNLKQLGLGLHNYHSTHNSFPLGASRNPYTTTATTMELWNNWSAQALLLGYIEGSPIYSACNFSFAPEWANNYGFLVNSTATYTKVTVFLCPSDGNAGKQSTGESYGANNSYAASMGTSTIGYPEATPNAANAQISSGLFAYQRSYGVGDVTDGTSNTIAFSECIADDSDGNYSKRPGKGTGGAGNLTAVYLTDVGTAGVPAVMNDILLCTTKYQSDGGGTQGAGFRWSTGAMGYTMFNTVVPPNGGGTVKWGACRNNCCPQARHADYVNASSFHSGGVNACMGDGSVKFIKNSVAMSVWWALGTRAGGEVVSSDAY from the coding sequence GTGAGGATTGCCGCGAAGCGAGGTTTCACGTTGATCGAGCTGCTGGTGGTCATCGCCATCATCGCCGTCTTGATCGCGCTGCTGCTGCCCGCCGTCCAGTCGGCACGCGAGGCGGCCCGCCGCGCCCAGTGCCTCAACAACCTGAAGCAGCTGGGCCTGGGCCTGCACAACTACCACTCGACCCACAACTCGTTCCCGCTGGGGGCGAGCCGGAACCCCTACACGACGACGGCCACCACCATGGAGCTCTGGAACAACTGGAGCGCCCAGGCCCTGCTCCTGGGCTACATCGAGGGCTCCCCGATCTACTCGGCCTGCAATTTCAGCTTCGCGCCGGAATGGGCGAACAACTACGGCTTCCTGGTCAACTCGACCGCGACGTACACGAAGGTCACGGTGTTCCTCTGCCCCTCGGACGGGAACGCGGGCAAGCAATCGACGGGCGAGTCCTACGGGGCCAACAACAGCTACGCGGCCAGCATGGGGACGTCGACGATCGGCTATCCCGAGGCGACCCCCAACGCCGCGAACGCGCAGATCAGCTCGGGCCTGTTCGCGTATCAGCGGTCCTACGGGGTCGGCGACGTCACCGACGGCACCTCCAACACCATCGCCTTCTCCGAATGCATCGCGGACGACAGCGACGGCAATTACTCGAAGCGACCGGGCAAGGGGACCGGCGGGGCGGGCAACCTCACGGCCGTCTACCTCACCGACGTCGGCACGGCGGGGGTCCCCGCCGTCATGAACGACATCCTGCTCTGCACGACCAAGTACCAGAGCGACGGCGGGGGCACCCAGGGCGCAGGCTTCCGGTGGTCGACCGGGGCCATGGGCTACACGATGTTCAACACCGTCGTGCCGCCCAACGGCGGCGGGACGGTCAAGTGGGGGGCCTGCCGGAATAATTGCTGCCCCCAGGCCCGACACGCGGACTACGTCAACGCTTCCAGCTTCCATTCGGGCGGCGTCAACGCCTGCATGGGCGACGGCAGCGTGAAGTTCATCAAGAACTCGGTGGCCATGAGCGTCTGGTGGGCCCTGGGGACCCGCGCCGGCGGCGAGGTCGTCAGCTCCGACGCCTATTGA
- a CDS encoding alpha-L-fucosidase: MSPTRRLVLASFLLLTAWRPPAEAAAPPEPRPPVPTARQLRWQGLETYAFLHFGPNTFTDKEWGYGDESPALFNPTDFDADAIVADLKTGGMRGLVVTAKHHDGFCLWPSKFTEHSVKNSPWRDGKGDVVRELSDACKRQGLRFGVYLSPWDRNHQDYGKPEYVAYYRDQLRELLTEYGPIFEVWFDGANGGDGYYGGARTTRKIDALTYYEWDRTIALVRELQPDACIFSDLGPDVRWVGNESGVAGDTCWSTFDPAGFAVGKTPGEILNVGMRDGPVWLPAEVDVSIRPGWFYHAAEDQAVKSVDRLDRLYFDSVGRGCNLILNIPPDRRGRIHEADARAIKDWRRRLDDVFARDLARGATATADQTRGDDPAFAPGRAVDGDPDTYWSTDDGATTAALTLDLGGATPFDVIRVREHLPLGQRVDRIAVDAWDGTAWKQLATATSIGSQRLIRLTEPTTARRVRLRVLEAAACPAISEFALFNSRADSH; encoded by the coding sequence ATGAGCCCCACGCGCCGCCTGGTCCTGGCGTCCTTCCTGCTCCTCACCGCCTGGCGGCCCCCGGCCGAGGCCGCCGCGCCGCCGGAGCCTCGGCCGCCGGTCCCGACCGCGCGGCAGCTCCGCTGGCAAGGGCTGGAGACCTACGCCTTCCTCCACTTCGGCCCGAACACGTTCACCGACAAGGAATGGGGATACGGCGACGAATCCCCCGCGCTCTTCAACCCCACCGACTTCGACGCCGACGCGATCGTCGCCGACCTCAAAACGGGCGGCATGCGGGGCCTGGTCGTCACGGCCAAGCACCACGACGGCTTCTGCCTCTGGCCCAGCAAGTTCACCGAGCATTCGGTCAAGAACAGCCCGTGGCGCGACGGCAAGGGGGACGTCGTCCGCGAGCTTTCCGACGCCTGCAAGCGCCAGGGGCTCCGGTTCGGCGTCTACCTCTCCCCCTGGGACCGCAACCATCAAGATTACGGCAAGCCCGAATACGTGGCCTACTACCGCGATCAGCTCCGCGAGCTGCTCACGGAGTACGGGCCGATCTTCGAGGTCTGGTTCGACGGGGCCAACGGCGGCGACGGCTATTACGGCGGCGCGCGGACGACGCGCAAGATCGACGCCCTCACCTATTACGAGTGGGACAGGACGATCGCCCTGGTCCGCGAGCTTCAGCCCGACGCCTGCATCTTCAGCGACCTCGGCCCGGACGTGCGCTGGGTGGGCAATGAATCGGGCGTGGCCGGCGACACCTGCTGGTCGACGTTCGACCCCGCGGGCTTCGCCGTCGGCAAGACGCCGGGCGAGATCCTCAACGTCGGGATGCGCGACGGCCCCGTCTGGCTCCCCGCCGAGGTCGACGTCTCGATCCGTCCCGGCTGGTTCTACCACGCGGCCGAGGACCAGGCGGTGAAGTCGGTCGACCGCCTGGACAGGCTGTACTTCGACTCGGTCGGCCGCGGCTGCAACCTGATCCTGAACATCCCCCCCGACCGCCGAGGCCGGATCCACGAGGCCGACGCCCGCGCGATCAAGGACTGGCGGCGGCGGCTCGACGACGTCTTCGCCCGCGACCTGGCCCGGGGCGCGACCGCGACCGCCGACCAGACCCGCGGCGACGATCCCGCGTTCGCCCCCGGCCGGGCCGTCGACGGCGACCCCGACACCTACTGGTCGACCGACGACGGCGCGACGACCGCCGCGCTGACGCTCGACCTCGGCGGGGCGACCCCCTTCGACGTGATCCGCGTCCGCGAGCATCTCCCGCTCGGCCAGCGGGTCGACCGGATCGCCGTCGACGCCTGGGACGGGACCGCCTGGAAGCAGCTCGCCACCGCCACCAGCATCGGGTCACAGCGGCTGATCCGGCTCACCGAGCCGACCACCGCCCGCCGCGTCCGCCTCCGCGTCCTCGAAGCCGCCGCCTGCCCGGCCATCTCCGAGTTCGCCCTCTTCAACAGCCGGGCCGACAGCCATTGA
- a CDS encoding Gfo/Idh/MocA family protein — translation MPTPQISRRSALKGLAAGAAAFAAPGVFRKHAFAAPSETLRHASFGASGMALADVRSLAASPHFKLVAVADVDLARTGEIKSLFPDVKIYQDWRELLDKEKGLDSVNVSTPDHMHAPIAMSAMQRGLHVYGQKPLTQTIYEARRLTEAAARDKKLVTQMGIQIHSHPVHRQVVATIQAGLIGKVKEVHSWSGKDWGDRNPRPDRQDPVPAGLSWDGWLGVAAERPFLEGYYHPGNWRKRLDFGTGTFGDMGCHILDPVYESLALTAPKSVRSDGDAPGADSWGLDNRVHYIFPATPHTAEELSLHWYNGANRPSDEVKALLGGRGLADQGSLYVGSEGVLYSPYIDSPVLFPADKFKDVKLPEAAGADHYVQFLDACRGEGRTSAPFAYSGPLTEMVLLGCLATRFPHTTLEWDAPSLKVTNSPEASALVRKKYRGGWEVEGL, via the coding sequence ATGCCCACCCCCCAGATCAGTCGCCGTTCCGCCCTGAAGGGCCTCGCCGCCGGGGCCGCCGCCTTCGCCGCCCCCGGCGTCTTCCGGAAGCACGCGTTCGCCGCCCCCAGCGAGACCCTCCGCCACGCCAGCTTCGGCGCGTCCGGCATGGCGCTCGCCGACGTCCGCAGCCTGGCGGCCAGCCCCCACTTCAAGCTGGTGGCCGTGGCCGACGTCGACCTCGCCCGCACCGGCGAGATCAAGAGCCTCTTCCCGGACGTGAAGATCTACCAGGACTGGCGCGAGCTGCTCGACAAGGAGAAGGGCCTCGACTCGGTCAACGTCTCCACCCCCGACCACATGCACGCCCCGATCGCCATGAGCGCCATGCAGCGCGGGCTGCACGTCTACGGCCAGAAGCCGCTCACGCAGACGATCTATGAGGCCCGTCGGCTCACCGAGGCCGCGGCCCGAGACAAGAAGCTCGTCACCCAGATGGGCATCCAGATCCACTCGCACCCGGTCCATCGCCAGGTCGTCGCGACCATCCAGGCGGGCCTGATCGGCAAGGTGAAGGAGGTCCACAGCTGGAGCGGCAAGGACTGGGGCGACCGCAACCCCCGGCCCGACCGCCAGGACCCGGTCCCGGCCGGGCTGAGCTGGGACGGCTGGCTGGGCGTGGCCGCCGAACGGCCGTTCCTCGAAGGCTACTACCACCCCGGCAACTGGCGGAAGCGGCTCGATTTCGGGACCGGCACGTTCGGCGACATGGGCTGCCACATCCTGGACCCGGTGTACGAGTCGCTCGCCCTCACCGCGCCGAAGTCCGTCCGCTCCGACGGCGACGCCCCCGGCGCCGACAGCTGGGGCCTCGACAACCGCGTCCACTACATCTTCCCCGCCACGCCGCACACCGCCGAGGAACTCTCCCTCCACTGGTACAACGGCGCCAATCGGCCCTCCGACGAGGTCAAGGCGCTGCTGGGCGGCCGCGGGCTGGCGGACCAGGGCTCGCTCTACGTCGGCTCCGAAGGGGTCCTCTACTCCCCCTACATCGACTCGCCGGTGCTCTTCCCCGCCGACAAGTTCAAGGACGTCAAGCTCCCCGAGGCGGCCGGCGCCGACCACTACGTCCAGTTCCTCGACGCCTGCCGCGGCGAGGGCCGGACCTCGGCCCCCTTCGCCTACTCCGGCCCCCTGACCGAGATGGTCCTCCTGGGCTGCCTCGCCACCCGGTTCCCCCACACGACCCTCGAATGGGACGCCCCGAGCCTCAAGGTCACGAACTCCCCCGAGGCCTCCGCCCTGGTCCGCAAGAAGTACCGCGGCGGCTGGGAAGTCGAAGGCCTCTGA